Part of the Sphingobium lignivorans genome is shown below.
AGGTTCGTCGATAGCGCGAGCTGACGAACCAGAAGCGGCCGCCCTGCAGCAGCATGGCGGCGACCATGCCCAGCGCGGACGCGATCGCCAGCCCTGCCGATCCCCATGCCAGCGTCCACGCCGCCCAGCCGGCGAGCGACATGATGCCGAAGAAGGCGATGATGCCGTTGACGCCCGCCATCACCTGATCGCCCAAAGAACGCAGCGCCGCGACCAGAATGGCCTGCAGCCCGTCGCACAGGATGAATGGCGCGAGGATCATGACCATGAGGATCGCTTCGCGCGCGACGGCGCGGTCGGCGGTGAGGGCATTGACGATCGGCCCGGCGAACAGGAGATAGACAAGCACCACCGCGCCCATCACCACGGTCGAGAGACCGCAGGCGATGAGCGTGCGCGACTGCGCCGCCCATGGCTCGCCCGCACCCACCGCATTGCCGACGCGCACGCCTGCCGCCGACCCCAGGCCCAGCGCGAGCGCGAAGCCGATATTGTGCAGCGAGAGCATCACCTGAAAGCCGCCGGCGATGATTTCCCCCATGCGGGTTGAGAGGATCATCAGGAACGAGAAGCCGAGCACTTCCATCGCCGCGCCCACGCCCGGCACGACGCCGAAGCGCACGATGGCGGGAAAGCCGGCCAGCGCCTCCCGCCAGGCGCGCAGGTCGGTCCGCCGGATCTGCCGGGCATGGGCGCTCGGCAGGGTCCACGCCATGATCGCCATCGCCAGCCCGCCCAATGTGCTCGTGATCGAGGTGGCGAGCGCGGCGCCCACTGCGCCCATCGCCGGCATCCCGAGATGGCCCAGCGTCATCGCCCAGGCCAGCAGCGCGTTGACCGGCAGGGTCATGAGATTGACGATCAGCACCCGGCGCGGCGCGCTGACGCCTTCCAGAAAGAAGGCGCAGGCGATCGAGAGCATCTGCCCCGGCAGCCCCAGCATCATGGCGCCCAGCACCGCGGCGCCGGGCGCGACCAGATCGGGCGCCACGC
Proteins encoded:
- a CDS encoding MATE family efflux transporter, translated to MKTIEHAPSARDSLLREARRISRLAWPIVLTNLNWTIMHLIDVTVVGFAGTHELGGLAAGRAVMFVILMLLLSGLSGIIVFTSRADGAGDLPRTGALWREAVLAGLLLGIPSALMIGLTARPLLALTGVAPDLVAPGAAVLGAMMLGLPGQMLSIACAFFLEGVSAPRRVLIVNLMTLPVNALLAWAMTLGHLGMPAMGAVGAALATSITSTLGGLAMAIMAWTLPSAHARQIRRTDLRAWREALAGFPAIVRFGVVPGVGAAMEVLGFSFLMILSTRMGEIIAGGFQVMLSLHNIGFALALGLGSAAGVRVGNAVGAGEPWAAQSRTLIACGLSTVVMGAVVLVYLLFAGPIVNALTADRAVAREAILMVMILAPFILCDGLQAILVAALRSLGDQVMAGVNGIIAFFGIMSLAGWAAWTLAWGSAGLAIASALGMVAAMLLQGGRFWFVSSRYRRT